Proteins encoded by one window of Astatotilapia calliptera chromosome 13, fAstCal1.2, whole genome shotgun sequence:
- the cox20 gene encoding cytochrome c oxidase assembly protein COX20, mitochondrial: MAGEDRETQTKGLRLLGILDVQNTPCAREAILHGAGGSVAAGLLYFLATSRVKRSFDVGFAGFMVTTLGSWFYCRMNNAKLRVQQRLIQEGIKNKVAYEGTVMDPTKKGKAEAPSGPS, from the exons ATGGCAGGAGAAGATAGGGAGACTCAGACCAAG GGTCTGAGGCTGCTGGGGATCCTGGATGTCCAGAACACTCCTTGTGCCAGGGAGGCCATCCTGCATGGAGCTGGAGGCTCAGTAGCTGCTGGGCTGCTTTATTTTCTGGCTACTA GTCGGGTGAAGAGGTCTTTTGATGTGGGATTTGCGGGTTTTATGGTCACCACACTCGGGTCCTG GTTTTATTGCAGGATGAACAATGCTAAGCTCCGTGTGCAGCAGAGGCTGATACAGGAAGGCATCAAAAACAAGGTCGCGTATGAAGGAACTGTTATGGACCCcacaaaaaaaggcaaagcaGAAGCACCTTCAGGCCCCTCGTGA